A portion of the Syntrophaceae bacterium genome contains these proteins:
- a CDS encoding sterol desaturase family protein, whose translation MENEATIRLGFFLGALLVLAVLERIAPRRALTVSKAARWVANLGIVTLGALIVRFLFPVLPVGFALLCSREGWGLLNAYPVPYGAAVLIGVVLFDLFIYVQHVLFHHLPALWRLHMIHHADLDFDLTTGIRFHPLEIVLSMGIKLGLVYLFGPPALSVILFEIILNATAMFSHSNLRLPLGLDGVLRLLVVTPDMHRVHHSVVIRERNSNFGFNLSIWDRLFGTYRPQPERGHEGMTIGLANFRDPSRLGLVQLLALPFTQRHP comes from the coding sequence GTGGAAAACGAAGCAACAATCCGCCTGGGCTTCTTCCTGGGGGCCCTTCTGGTCCTCGCCGTGCTGGAGCGGATCGCGCCGAGGAGGGCCCTGACGGTCTCCAAGGCCGCCCGGTGGGTTGCCAATCTCGGGATCGTGACGCTGGGCGCCCTCATCGTCCGTTTCCTCTTCCCCGTTCTCCCCGTGGGCTTTGCCCTGCTGTGCAGCCGGGAAGGATGGGGGCTTCTGAATGCCTACCCCGTCCCTTACGGGGCCGCGGTCCTCATCGGGGTGGTCCTCTTCGATCTCTTCATCTACGTCCAGCATGTGCTGTTCCATCACCTGCCGGCGCTGTGGCGTCTGCACATGATCCACCACGCCGATCTCGACTTCGACCTCACCACGGGGATCCGCTTTCACCCCCTCGAGATCGTCCTCTCCATGGGGATCAAGCTCGGTCTCGTCTACCTCTTCGGGCCGCCTGCCCTTTCGGTCATCCTCTTCGAGATCATCCTGAACGCAACGGCCATGTTCAGCCACAGCAACCTGAGGCTCCCGCTCGGGCTCGACGGCGTGCTGAGGCTTCTCGTCGTGACACCGGACATGCACCGGGTCCACCACTCCGTCGTCATCCGGGAGCGCAACAGCAACTTCGGCTTCAATCTCTCCATCTGGGACCGGCTCTTCGGCACCTACCGCCCCCAACCCGAGCGGGGACACGAAGGGATGACGATCGGGCTGGCCAACTTCCGCGACCCGTCGCGGCTCGGCCTTGTGCAGCTGCTGGCCCTGCCCTTCACGCAGAGGCACCCCTGA